One window of Paludibacter propionicigenes WB4 genomic DNA carries:
- a CDS encoding GumC family protein — translation MDNNFEQFEQDIQEKPIDWREIFERIIFHWKWFLFSAVIAIIAGFFYSRTQNDVYEVKSSILIIDQSKSGQMNELSVLKQLDAVGIGGGKSATMANNEEQVIHSTTLMKRVVNNLELHTNYSHKVFLKSEDLYTASPLYVHLDSLSLNQLQFPLELDITPEDGQLNIKGNYNDSTFQLQAKKLPAILKTPAGIISILLRHGKTFPDEPIKVSISNPSKVAKYLAEKSLTTEVGKLADVIDLTLKVAHAKKGQDILNTLSTIYNQDATEQNNLSAINTATFIDGRLKLLASELGDVEKDVESYKKTNKLTDIDEDAKMYLEKNSTYNQLQVQVEMQQHLIKYVDEFINNPAHQSALIPNLGLTDVGLVAVIQKYNELLMTRGRIALGSSSENPVLKTLNEQINATRKAIQISISNIRKGLQISNTDLGAQNSLIQSKIRDMPRQEREFIEIKRQQQVKESLYLFLLQKREEASLNMAVTVPKGRVLNAPDDATQVGPHRTMIMLMFLVIGLLIPAAIIYLLEIINTSIRNRTDVEKSTKIPVISELGHNDSSSIFIDYHTNSSSNSELFRLLRAKLQFTLDHPTEKVILVTSTMAGEGKTFVGINLSVMLSLAEKKVLIMGMDLRKPQLAKHFGIEFKDGITAYLSGQITDYKSMIFSSPEFPLLDILPAGVIPPNPNELIMKRRFDSLLDELKEQYDYIVIDSAPVGVVSDSYLIDRVSDLTLYVCRARYTDKRNIDFINRIQDEKSLKRLFLVVNDVDLESNKYAYHRKYGYGYGKNRYGYGYGYGSKKTDTGKHV, via the coding sequence ATGGACAATAACTTTGAACAATTCGAACAGGATATTCAGGAAAAGCCTATCGACTGGAGAGAAATATTCGAAAGAATAATTTTTCATTGGAAATGGTTTTTATTTTCAGCTGTCATTGCAATTATTGCCGGCTTCTTTTACAGCCGTACTCAAAATGATGTGTATGAAGTAAAATCATCCATATTAATTATTGATCAGTCAAAAAGTGGACAAATGAATGAACTTTCTGTGCTAAAACAACTAGATGCTGTAGGAATAGGAGGGGGTAAGTCAGCTACAATGGCAAATAATGAAGAGCAGGTAATTCACTCTACTACTCTGATGAAACGAGTGGTTAATAATCTGGAACTACATACTAACTATTCGCATAAAGTTTTTTTGAAAAGTGAAGATCTTTACACCGCCTCTCCACTGTATGTTCATTTAGACAGTCTTTCATTAAATCAATTGCAATTTCCGCTAGAACTTGATATTACACCAGAAGACGGACAATTAAATATCAAAGGAAACTATAACGACTCAACTTTCCAATTACAAGCGAAAAAACTACCGGCCATTTTGAAAACTCCTGCTGGAATAATTTCTATACTTCTTCGTCATGGAAAAACGTTTCCTGATGAACCAATTAAAGTTTCAATCAGCAATCCATCTAAAGTTGCTAAATATCTGGCTGAAAAATCACTAACTACTGAAGTCGGAAAATTAGCAGATGTGATTGATCTAACCCTGAAAGTTGCTCATGCAAAAAAAGGGCAGGATATTCTGAATACCTTAAGTACTATATACAATCAGGATGCCACCGAGCAAAACAATTTGTCGGCAATTAATACAGCTACTTTTATTGATGGTCGTTTAAAATTACTTGCAAGTGAGTTAGGTGATGTGGAAAAGGATGTGGAAAGTTATAAAAAAACCAATAAACTGACAGACATTGATGAAGATGCTAAAATGTACCTCGAAAAGAATAGTACATACAATCAACTTCAGGTACAAGTAGAAATGCAACAGCATCTGATTAAATATGTAGATGAGTTTATAAACAATCCTGCTCATCAATCTGCTCTGATTCCAAATTTAGGACTCACAGATGTTGGATTGGTAGCTGTAATTCAAAAATACAATGAATTACTTATGACACGCGGACGAATTGCACTAGGTTCATCCTCTGAAAATCCAGTACTCAAAACATTAAATGAACAGATTAATGCCACTCGTAAAGCCATTCAGATAAGTATATCCAATATCCGTAAAGGCTTGCAAATAAGTAATACTGATTTAGGTGCACAAAACTCACTTATACAATCAAAAATCCGGGATATGCCCCGTCAGGAAAGAGAGTTTATCGAAATTAAGCGCCAGCAACAAGTGAAAGAGAGCCTTTATCTTTTTTTACTCCAAAAAAGAGAAGAAGCATCACTCAATATGGCTGTAACCGTGCCTAAAGGAAGAGTATTGAATGCGCCTGACGATGCTACTCAGGTGGGACCACATCGTACAATGATTATGTTGATGTTTTTGGTCATAGGTTTATTGATCCCGGCTGCTATTATTTACTTATTGGAAATAATAAACACATCTATCAGAAACCGAACCGATGTTGAAAAAAGCACAAAAATACCGGTTATATCAGAATTAGGTCATAACGATTCCAGTTCAATATTTATCGATTATCACACAAATTCCAGTTCAAATTCCGAATTATTCCGTTTGTTGCGTGCAAAGTTACAGTTTACACTTGATCATCCTACTGAAAAGGTCATATTAGTAACCTCCACTATGGCGGGTGAGGGCAAAACTTTTGTAGGCATCAATTTATCGGTTATGCTGTCCCTTGCCGAGAAAAAAGTATTGATAATGGGCATGGACTTACGAAAACCTCAATTAGCCAAGCATTTCGGAATTGAATTTAAAGATGGTATTACTGCTTATTTATCGGGGCAAATTACGGATTATAAATCCATGATATTTTCGTCTCCCGAGTTTCCATTACTCGATATATTACCAGCAGGGGTTATACCTCCAAATCCTAATGAGTTGATTATGAAGAGACGCTTTGATAGCCTCCTGGATGAGCTGAAAGAACAATACGATTATATAGTGATTGATTCGGCTCCTGTAGGTGTAGTTTCGGATAGTTACCTGATTGATCGTGTTTCCGATCTTACACTTTATGTTTGTCGAGCACGGTATACAGATAAAAGAAATATAGACTTTATTAATCGTATTCAGGATGAAAAATCATTAAAACGGCTCTTCCTGGTAGTGAACGACGTAGATTTAGAATCGAATAAATATGCTTATCATCGAAAATACGGATATGGGTATGGAAAAAACAGATATGGATACGGCTATGGTTATGGAAGTAAGAAAACCGATACTGGAAAACATGTATAA
- a CDS encoding polysaccharide biosynthesis/export family protein: MSKKIVYVQNAGSQVSYADTTKSKIPDPKLKVGDLLVITVNANTPESALPFNLPLVQSQGLSNYDPSSTNITSIATSGNLQNYLIDTNGEITFPIIGKIKAVGMTKTGLSNFIKDKIHPFYIKEDPIISIRYANYKVSVLGEVARPNVYTIQNEKINILEAIALAGDLTIYGKRDNVLLIRENENGKRETLRIDLRDERLIKSAYYYLQQNDVLYIQPNGPKSRASSLSTAETLSVSIISTLISLASLIAVLRK; this comes from the coding sequence ATGTCTAAAAAGATAGTTTATGTTCAAAATGCCGGATCTCAGGTTAGTTATGCAGATACCACTAAGTCAAAAATTCCCGATCCAAAGTTAAAGGTTGGCGATTTATTGGTTATTACCGTTAATGCCAATACCCCCGAGTCTGCACTACCTTTTAATCTTCCGTTAGTTCAAAGTCAAGGTCTCTCTAATTACGATCCGAGCAGTACAAATATAACATCAATTGCTACCAGTGGCAATTTGCAAAACTATTTAATTGATACCAATGGAGAAATCACATTTCCTATAATTGGGAAAATTAAAGCAGTAGGAATGACCAAAACAGGATTATCCAATTTTATTAAAGATAAAATTCACCCATTTTATATAAAAGAAGATCCTATTATTTCCATCCGGTATGCCAACTATAAAGTTTCTGTTTTAGGTGAAGTAGCACGCCCTAATGTATATACTATCCAAAATGAAAAGATTAATATTCTTGAAGCCATAGCATTAGCCGGCGATTTGACTATTTATGGAAAACGCGACAATGTGTTACTGATCCGCGAAAACGAAAACGGGAAACGGGAGACCCTCAGGATTGATTTACGTGATGAACGCCTGATTAAATCAGCCTACTATTATTTACAACAAAACGATGTGCTCTATATTCAACCAAATGGCCCCAAATCGAGAGCTTCAAGTCTAAGTACTGCTGAAACGTTATCTGTTTCAATCATCAGCACACTTATCTCATTAGCATCTTTAATTGCCGTTTTGAGAAAATAG
- a CDS encoding acyltransferase produces the protein MKSYLYKVYRIFFKVVHRFYSYQTYRIIKRKLDRLYTFWIGNNIKYIGVNSVIGRDCFLLGGKHIEIGENTSIGCHAVITCWDKYEKVKLYPSIKIGNNCSIGEYCHISSTNLISIGNGVLTGRRVTITDNSHGNSSFGELEIPPIKRKIYSKGSVIIEDNVWIGDKASIMAGVHIGKGAVIAANAVVTKDVLPYTIMGGVPAKILKPLISNESK, from the coding sequence ATGAAAAGTTATTTATATAAAGTATATCGAATCTTCTTTAAAGTTGTGCATCGCTTCTATAGCTATCAAACTTACCGTATAATTAAACGTAAATTAGATAGGCTATATACTTTTTGGATTGGGAATAATATTAAATATATAGGAGTAAACTCGGTAATTGGTCGAGATTGTTTTTTATTAGGAGGAAAACATATCGAAATTGGTGAAAATACAAGTATTGGCTGCCATGCTGTTATAACATGTTGGGATAAATATGAGAAAGTTAAGCTTTATCCTTCAATAAAAATAGGTAATAATTGTTCAATTGGTGAATATTGCCATATAAGTTCTACTAATTTAATTTCTATTGGCAATGGAGTATTAACAGGTCGCAGAGTTACTATAACGGACAATTCTCATGGGAATTCTTCATTTGGAGAACTAGAAATCCCTCCTATAAAACGAAAGATTTATTCCAAAGGATCTGTAATAATTGAAGACAATGTTTGGATTGGAGACAAAGCAAGTATCATGGCAGGGGTACATATTGGTAAAGGTGCAGTAATTGCTGCAAATGCAGTGGTCACAAAAGATGTGTTACCATATACGATAATGGGGGGCGTCCCCGCAAAAATTTTAAAACCACTCATT
- the nusG gene encoding transcription termination/antitermination protein NusG — MNWYLLYTASRAEKLVEQRLKAEGVETYLPLHLSPRRWSDRVALVELPLFSSYIFVRTTDEILRGLVRVNGVLRIIFYNARPAIIKPTEIDSIKLFIEKAKGKICTFGLNDEVQIACGPLKNIDGTVTKVGKEYIILQIAQIGIFVSVKLNQVVKIER, encoded by the coding sequence ATGAATTGGTATCTTCTTTATACAGCATCCAGAGCAGAAAAGTTAGTAGAACAACGCTTGAAAGCAGAGGGAGTTGAAACATATCTGCCTTTGCATCTTTCTCCACGCAGGTGGTCGGATAGAGTAGCGCTCGTTGAACTGCCATTATTTTCATCCTATATTTTCGTAAGAACTACTGATGAGATTTTACGGGGTCTAGTTCGAGTTAATGGTGTTTTAAGAATTATATTTTATAATGCTCGTCCTGCTATTATAAAGCCGACGGAGATAGATTCGATAAAATTATTTATAGAAAAAGCAAAAGGGAAAATTTGTACTTTCGGATTGAATGATGAAGTTCAAATTGCCTGCGGGCCATTAAAAAATATAGATGGTACAGTAACAAAAGTAGGTAAAGAGTATATCATTTTACAAATTGCCCAAATAGGAATCTTTGTGAGCGTCAAATTAAACCAGGTGGTAAAGATAGAAAGGTAA